In the Sedimentisphaera cyanobacteriorum genome, TTAAAGCAGCAGTTAGAGTTCTTAAGAAGATAGTCATAGCTTTTTCCTGCGTTTATCAGATATTACAGTTTCAAGGCTCAGAAACGCAAAAGCCCCAAGCAGGAATATCTGAAATTTTTCTTCGTATTCAATTCTCTCGCTTCTCTCAAGCTGCCTTTTCCTGCTGGATGCGATTATCCCCTCATAAATTTCGCCTAAATTAAAAGTGCCTGTTTCCACGGGTATATATTTGCCTTTAGAGCTTGCCAATGCCGTTTTTCTGAGCGTTTCATCTTGGAGTTTAGTCCAAACCTGATTCCCATTGTATTCTAAAAATTTCTTTTCGCCAGTACCCTTATCATAAATGGGTATCCTCGCTCCCTGCTGTTTATCTCCGAGCCCGGCAGCTATAATCCTTATTCCCTTTTCCCCGGCCGCTGCGGCCGCCTTCACCGGAAGACTTGATTCAAGGTCTCCCCCGTCTGTTATGAGGATTATATCTTTGAAATCCTTCCCGCTTTGGTCGAACACTTCCTCCGAGGCCATCCTTATTGCATCGCCCAAGTTTGTTCCTCCTCGTTTGGAGGTTTTAGGAGATATCTCATCGAGCGTCAGCCTTAGAAAGCCGTAATCCTGAGTTAGAGGGCATTTTACTTCCGCATCTCCCGCAAAAGCTACAAGGCCAACCCTGTCTCCCTTGATCTTTTCGATTAAGTCCTTGATTGCCAGTTTTGCCCGTTCAAGCCTATTGGGCTTTAGGTCTTCGGCAAGCATTGATCTTGATATATCCAGCAGAACAACTACGTCCCTGCCGCGGTTTTGCACCGGCTTGATGCTTGCATTCCATCGCGGACGTGCAAGGCCGGTGATTATCAGCGCAAGGGCAAATATCATCAGAACCCATTTGGTAAACCGCTTCGAGGGTGATGGGTCTGCGTTGAGATATTTTAAGAGATTTTTGTCTGCTGCTCGTCTTAGCAGGGCTGCTTTTCTTGAGCTGCTGAAAACAAGCAGCGGTATCACAAGCAGAGGTATAATAAATAAAAGAAGTAGATAGTCTTCATTAACCATTGCAAGACCTAACAATTATTAGACTCTTTGTTGAGCTCCGGCAGATTATTGCTGCAGTCGCAGAAAGTATATAATTTTAGCTCATTATGACAACCCGCAGGGAATTAAAAATAATTTTTGAAATAAACTTCCATACCGCTTCGTCTTTTATGGCAGTTTAAGCAATAAATAATTTTTTAAAAGGAGATTTACCATGAAAGCAAAACTATTAACAATCTCTACATTGCTGATTGCAGCAGCTGTTTTTGCCTCTCCAAAGCAGCAGGACTGGGGCGAGAAGAAGTGGCAGCCTGAAAGAGGTCGAGGCGGGCCTTATATGCAGCAGAAAATGCAGCATTACCAAAAGCAGATGCCTAAGTATCAGCCCAGGATGCAGCAGAACTGGCGCAGGCAGGCCCAGCAGTATCGTCCTGCACAGCAGAGAATGCAGGGGCCAAGGGCATATCATTACCGCCGGCAGGCCCATAATTTCCAGCAGCGCGGCCCAGCTGAAAATTTCAAGAAGCAGCGTTTCTTTGAAGCTGTTAAAAGAAGGGCAATGCAGAACCCTGAATTCCGCAAAAGGCTTAGCGAAAAGATGATGAGCAAGGCATGGCAGGCTAAGGGGTATAAAGACGCCAAGTGCCCGCAGGAACAGGGAAGGTGTCCGCAGGACAAAATTCGGGACAAGAAAGGACCGAAGCAGCAGGGAAGATTTGAAGGCAAACAGGATTTCCGCCCCCGCAAAAACCAGCCGATGCAAGGGCAGAGATTCCGCGATGAAAAAGGCTTTAGAAAAGAAAAGCACTTCGCTCCAAGGCAGGGCCGCCAGGATAAACGCATGCAAAGACCAATGCCCTATGCCGGCAAAGATCATCCTCGTGCGATGATGCAGGGCAAAATGATGGACAGGCCATTAAAATTCAAATGCCCGCACTGCGGCAGAGTAATCACTAAAGAAATGGTTATTAAAAACCGCAAAGACGCCCAGAATCCAAGCTGGAAGCAAAAGAGAGATTTCCGCAAGGAACAGGACTCTCATGCCCGCAAGGCTCATAAGGGCGAAATGAAAAAAGAATGTAATGCGGCTGAAGGACGCAAGATGAAGGGCAAAGGTTACCGCGATAAAGATGAATGTGATGATTCAAGTGAACAGAAGAGAAGACAGAGACGCAATAAACATCAACAGAAAAGGAAATAAAGCTTTCTTACAAAGCCTTCTTTAAAAAGCTGTATTCAGCAGGAGCCGTCGGCATTAAACCGACGGCTTTTTACGTTTGGAAACTTCCCTTGCCCAAAGCATACACTGATCGCACAGATTTTGTTTTTTTTACCACGAGGCCCGCGAAACACACGAAGGGGATATGGTTTTGGTAAAAATATTTTCCACTGATGGCACTGATGGCACAGATGATAATATGAATGTAAAGCTATGTTATGAAACAATTTATAACAAACCTTTGTGTTCCTTCGTGCCCTTCGCGGTTTAAACCAATCCCACGAGGATTAAAAAAATTACCCGCCCAAAAATCTTTCTCCGCCTTTTCCTTATCAAATAGCTATCCTGTCAATCCTGTAAATCCTGTCCAAAAAATCTCCCCTCCGTTTCCTCCGATACCTCTGTGTAAAAACTTCAGCCCCCGCATTGGTGGAGAATATCAAATTGCGGGGAAGCTTTCTGGCCGGTGATGAGCAAAACAGCCTCAATTAAGAATAATTTAACCACCGATGTAAAAGGAATGTTAAACATTGAGCCTCTCCGCCGCATGCGGAGAGTTATCGGAGAAGATATAATATTGGACAGGATTAACAGGATCTACAGGATGAGATGGAGAAATCGGGGTTAAATGATTTACTTCAGAAAATCAATGGGAAAAATACTGACACGAAAAACTGAATATATTGGGCAATGTAATGCTTGTTCTAAAGACAGTAAAAGTACAGAACCCACAAACTTTGAGACGTTAATCAATATTTAATGATATATTCAAGAAGAATTTGGTATTATCTAAAAAATTTTAGAAATTTAATCAGCCGGCAGGCTGCGTTTGAGAACCATATCAAGGCCTTCATTTGAAATGAGTTTGGATGCGCCTGCATAGACTGCTGCTGATATCAGCACAGCAGCGGCTATCCTTGCAGAATCGAAGGCAGCGTTTTCATCGAGCCCTGCCATAAAGTGATTCACAGCGAGCCCTGCGGCAAACATCAGCCCCGAAGCTGCAAGAGATTTTGCAAGGAACGGCCTGAAACCTGAATGGAATCCGCCGTATCTTTTCCTCAGCACCAGCAGCATAACCGCCACTTGCAGATAACTGCAAACGGCAGTTGACAGGGCGAGCCCCGCAGCCCCAGCAACCCAGATGAGAATAAGATTGAGCACCAAATTGATCCCCACAGCCCAGCAGGCTGTTTTGGCGGGCAGTTTTGAATCGCCGGCGGCATAAAACGCCTTTATGAGAATCTGCTGGAGGAAGAAGCCTGTTATCCCAATAGCGTATCCGTAAAGCACGCCGGCAGACTGGGCGGTATCGCTTGCTGTAAATTCTCTGCCGTTCTCGAAAAGCAGCCTTATCAGCGGCTCTGCTACCACAATCAGCCCAAGCGAGCAGGGCAGGGCAGCGAACACGGCCATCTTAATCCCCCCTGAGAGCGAAGTCATCATCTTGTCGGTTTCGAGCCTCGCAGCCGCACGGCTGAGCACGGGGAAAATCGCAGTGGCAAGGGATATCCCGAAAACGCCCAGAGGAAGCTGATAGAGCCTTTGCGAGAGGTAAAGATGCATAACGCTGCCCCTCCAAAGCGGATATTCAGCAGATCGCCCGAAGATCATAAGCTCGCTGCCCTTGGCCTCCGAGCCGGAGAAGAACCACGCAATCAGTTCGTCGCTGAGCGTGTTGATCTGGGTTACAGTTGCGCCGAGAATCATCGGAGCCATAAGCAGCATTACTCTGCGAACGGCCTTCATCTTTAAATCGAGCTCGGGTCTCAGGTGGATGCCGAGCCTGCCCAGAA is a window encoding:
- a CDS encoding VWA domain-containing protein; amino-acid sequence: MLGLAMVNEDYLLLLFIIPLLVIPLLVFSSSRKAALLRRAADKNLLKYLNADPSPSKRFTKWVLMIFALALIITGLARPRWNASIKPVQNRGRDVVVLLDISRSMLAEDLKPNRLERAKLAIKDLIEKIKGDRVGLVAFAGDAEVKCPLTQDYGFLRLTLDEISPKTSKRGGTNLGDAIRMASEEVFDQSGKDFKDIILITDGGDLESSLPVKAAAAAGEKGIRIIAAGLGDKQQGARIPIYDKGTGEKKFLEYNGNQVWTKLQDETLRKTALASSKGKYIPVETGTFNLGEIYEGIIASSRKRQLERSERIEYEEKFQIFLLGAFAFLSLETVISDKRRKKL
- the murJ gene encoding murein biosynthesis integral membrane protein MurJ, encoding MFKGFRQIVSFTMLSRVLGMVRDICYSHFFGATALGDAWIISFRIPNLARRVFGEGAAVSSFIPVYSEELENSSETARKLANTITTAVFTILAGAVLLGWALLLGAGIFSDLTGDGKLIIQLTSIMLPYAAVICTIAIMAGILNVHGHFSAPAAAPVILNAFIISAILISGWAMGMPPRTQVFIAAFCVLIAGGVQTALQIYVLGRLGIHLRPELDLKMKAVRRVMLLMAPMILGATVTQINTLSDELIAWFFSGSEAKGSELMIFGRSAEYPLWRGSVMHLYLSQRLYQLPLGVFGISLATAIFPVLSRAAARLETDKMMTSLSGGIKMAVFAALPCSLGLIVVAEPLIRLLFENGREFTASDTAQSAGVLYGYAIGITGFFLQQILIKAFYAAGDSKLPAKTACWAVGINLVLNLILIWVAGAAGLALSTAVCSYLQVAVMLLVLRKRYGGFHSGFRPFLAKSLAASGLMFAAGLAVNHFMAGLDENAAFDSARIAAAVLISAAVYAGASKLISNEGLDMVLKRSLPAD